TTATCTGGAATATTTGCGCGCAGGACTGGTGCGGCGTGGCGTGGATGTGCTTCTCTTTACTTCCGACGGGCCAACAGACGAGATGCTACTAGGCGGGTCACTTGACGATGTGCACGCGACTGTGAATTTCGGTTCCCGGGTAGAAGAATCCTTCCGCAAATACCGGGAATATCGTACGGAAGAGCCGCTGATGGTCATGGAATTCTGGAACGGCTGGTTTGATCACTGGATGGAGGACCATCATGTGCGGGATGCGGCCGATGTTGCCGGCGTACTGGATGAAATGCTGGAGAAAGGCTCCTCGATTAATATGTATATGTTCCATGGTGGAACCAATTTCAGCTTTTACAGTGGAGCGAATCACATCCAGACCTATGAGCCAACAACGACAAGCTACGATTATGATGCCCCTTTGACGGAATGGGGGGATAAGACGGAGAAATACGAGGCGGTCCGGTTGGTGCTCAGCAAGCATGGTTTTGCGCCGGGTTGTGTGTTCCCGGAGCCCGTTCCTAAGGCAGCTTACGGAAAGGTGGCTTTATCTGAAAAGGCCGGTCTATTTACGGAAGCCAATCTACAGCATCTCTCAGAACCGATACAAAGCGTATGCATCCAGCCGATGGAAAAATTCGGACAGTCCTATGGTTTTATATTGTACAGCACATTTATTCAGGGACCGCGGCAAGGACAGCAGCTGCATATTCAAGAGGTCCGAGATCGCGCCCAGGTATTTCTGGACGGTCGGCCGCTTGGCGTGATCGAACGTTGGAATTCAGAGCCGCTCGATATTACCGTTCCCGCAAACGGAGCAAGGCTGGATATTCTCGTCGAGAACATGGGCCGGATCAATTATGGACCGCTTATCCGTGATCCCAAGGGAATCACGGAAGGTGTGAGAATCGATAACCAGTTCCTGTATGATTGGACGATCCGGACCCTGCCGCTGGAGTCCGAAACGCTGACATCACTCTCTTATAAACCGGTTACCGATGATGGGCAGACGGAGCAAGAAGAGCTGTCCACACCGGAATCGGAAAACGCAGACCTGCCCGGATTTTACCGCGGACATTTTCAGGTGGAGGACATCGGGGATACGTTTCTTCGCTTTGATGGCTGGACTAAAGGTGTCGCCTGGATCAATGGCTTCAATCTGGGCCGGTACTGGAAGGCGGGGCCGCAGAGGGCGTTATATATTCCCGGCCCTTTATTGC
Above is a window of Paenibacillus sp. FSL K6-1330 DNA encoding:
- a CDS encoding beta-galactosidase, which produces MGMLTWKNGQYLLNGQPYRIISGAIHYFRVVPGYWEDRLLKLKACGFNTVETYIAWNVHEPKEGEFNFSGIADVVSFIELAGKLGLHVIVRPSPFICAEWEFGGLPGWLLGYGEVRLRCSDPLYLSKVDHYYDELIPRLVPLLSTHGGPILAVQVENEYGSYGNDHAYLEYLRAGLVRRGVDVLLFTSDGPTDEMLLGGSLDDVHATVNFGSRVEESFRKYREYRTEEPLMVMEFWNGWFDHWMEDHHVRDAADVAGVLDEMLEKGSSINMYMFHGGTNFSFYSGANHIQTYEPTTTSYDYDAPLTEWGDKTEKYEAVRLVLSKHGFAPGCVFPEPVPKAAYGKVALSEKAGLFTEANLQHLSEPIQSVCIQPMEKFGQSYGFILYSTFIQGPRQGQQLHIQEVRDRAQVFLDGRPLGVIERWNSEPLDITVPANGARLDILVENMGRINYGPLIRDPKGITEGVRIDNQFLYDWTIRTLPLESETLTSLSYKPVTDDGQTEQEELSTPESENADLPGFYRGHFQVEDIGDTFLRFDGWTKGVAWINGFNLGRYWKAGPQRALYIPGPLLRKGENELVLFELHGRPASCEVELSDRPDLGQTAAVDEAVLNFVQDGEDK